In Pochonia chlamydosporia 170 chromosome 3, whole genome shotgun sequence, the following are encoded in one genomic region:
- a CDS encoding ribosomal protein L25/L23 (similar to Metarhizium robertsii ARSEF 23 XP_007822506.1) — translation MAEAVKAAARQLPGFRLGQKQVFLPNHVITFLRKEHLPPNEACFQVPLRFTKFDLRDYLWNLYNVEVTKVRSFVKQQPLTQRNSHSRSWYRPQPLKIMTVELAKPFQWPEAPSNLEPWNHELWKMREDMMEKRNDEQIRQHKFEIAMKSKEEMSKERKELKGLAERMVRGEVKWDNGVALDPKWDEVLKGAEKKEAA, via the exons ATGGCAGAAGCAGTCAAAGCAGCAGCCCGCCAATTACCAGGCTTCAGACTAGGCCAAAAACAAGTCTTTCT CCCCAACCATGTAATCACCTTTCTCCGAAAAGAACACCTCCCACCCAACGAAGCCTGTTTCCAGGTCCCGCTGCGGTTCACAAAATTCGATCTCCGCGACTACCTATGGAACCTGTACAACGTGGAAGTGACCAAGGTGCGGTCCTTCGTCAAGCAACAGCCCCTCACGCAACGAAACTCGCACTCCCGGTCGTGGTACCGCCCGCAACCGCTGAAGATCATGACGGtcgagctggccaagccgTTTCAGTGGCCGGAGGCGCCGAGTAACTTGGAGCCGTGGAACCACGAGCTCTGGAAGATGAGGGAGgacatgatggagaagaggaacGACGAGCAGATTCGGCAGCACAAGTTTGAGATTGCgatgaagagcaaggaggagatgtcgaaggagaggaaggagcTGAAGGGGCTGGCGGAGAGGATGGTTAGAGGGGAGGTTAAGTGGGATAATGGGGTGGCTTTGGATCCTAAGTGGGATGAGGTGCTGAAGGgggcggagaagaaggaggctgCTTAA
- a CDS encoding MT-A70 family (similar to Metarhizium acridum CQMa 102 XP_007807634.1), whose amino-acid sequence MSGQTQWDPATAASILFQSNDKSVILLDIPRSLEEAQVLPGHHLLRRVYSDAPPSEPFPTPDPKRSRHGGHKHASQSGGAAHDWSFQSPAAQIADLMTTASVESALQVLRDKYNGPFHLPRISSPVDTKDAETSNTLPVQDATSLHGSIQDLKHVFNDTAPSFKLVLLDPPWPNRSAKRRTDKYATVPNLAEMRDLLTSIPVSAHLANDGLIAVWITNKASIPELLTSPTGVFASWGVEFVCEWTWLKITAAGEPLFDVDSSWRKPWEKLLIAKRIGVPAPPDLKTKVIVAAPDIHSRKPNFRGLFGDVLGQPDYTGLEIFARNLTSRWWSWGDQVLHFQDQRYWKQLE is encoded by the coding sequence ATGTCCGGACAAACTCAATGGGACCCCGCTACCGCCGCCAGCATCCTCTTCCAAAGCAACGACAAGTCCGTCATCCTGCTAGATATCCCACGCTCACTTGAAGAAGCACAAGTCCTCCCCGGTCATCACCTCTTGCGCCGGGTCTACTCGGACGCGCCACCGTCTGAACCCTTCCCGACGCCGGATCCGAAGAGGAGTCGCCATGGCGGCCACAAGCATGCATCTCAATCTGGCGGTGCGGCACACGACTGGTCCTTTCAGTCCCCCGCCGCCCAGATAGCCGACCTGATGACCACGGCATCTGTCGAAAGCGCATTACAAGTGTTGCGAGACAAATACAATGGACCCTTTCACCTGCCTCGCATCTCATCTCCAGTAGATACCAAGGATGCAGAAACATCAAACACATTGCCCGTACAAGATGCTACATCTCTCCACGGATCCATCCAAGACCTAAAGCACGTCTTCAATGACACCGCGCCATCCTTCAAATTAGTCCTCCTTGATCCTCCGTGGCCAAACCGGTCTGCCAAGAGACGCACTGATAAATATGCCACCGTCCCTAATCTCGCTGAGATGCGAGACCTCTTGACAAGTATACCCGTTTCTGCGCACTTGGCAAACGACGGCCTTATAGCTGTCTGGATCACCAACAAGGCTAGTATTCCTGAATTGCTCACGTCTCCCACGGGGGTATTCGCCTCGTGGGGCGTAGAATTTGTCTGTGAATGGACATGGCTGAAAATCACAGCCGCAGGCGAGCCTCTCTTTGACGTGGATTCGTCCTGGAGGAAACCGTGGGAAAAGCTTCTCATCGCGAAGCGCATTGGCGTGCCTGCTCCTCCGGACCTCAAGACAAAAGTCATTGTTGCTGCGCCTGATATTCACTCTAGAAAACCAAACTTCAGGGGTCTTTTTGGGGACGTCTTGGGACAGCCGGATTATACTGGCTTAGAGATATTTGCACGCAACCTGACAAGTAGATGGTGGAGTTGGGGCGATCAGGTCCTCCATTTTCAAGATCAGCGGTATTGGAAGCAATTGGAATAA
- a CDS encoding RNA polymerase II-associated protein (similar to Nectria haematococca mpVI 77-13-4 XP_003046494.1) codes for MASADHDPLVLLRKAISSSHPFIPSSSEDPGAEECPLAQATNLQFSAQGVTLAIDTPTRFISNDKPVDLRSIYFAWLNRELAIPEYNASATTLNEELATAGSTGKVQNLGFIERLDLITWLEGASEESEYIKPLVGDADAAAAGAAPAAKPGAVSTAAQARAGKGTMDPRLASVYDGERKMGDRNTVLRGIKPTDFSHVRKLAAPFIQKKSQPVSSSGPTSSLSLNQKGPTRRPDPIILLSPSASSLLRMSNARSFLEDGKFIPPDASGSTASMLHVQRVIRAIDPNRPLRFILVEGSEQFKPEYWNRVVAVFTTGQTWQFKNYKWSSPNELFKHTLGIFIGWRGEQAPEGVRSWGHRVLSTGVDRWRGGDGADASRFRDKEVVEQIWKSIEANMRSKGWRIDAAPTSI; via the exons ATGGCATCCGCCGACCACGATCCCCTCGTCCTGCTGCGCAAAgccatctccagcagccatcCATTCATCCCCAGCTCATCAGAAGACCCGGGCGCCGAAGAATGCCCCCTCGCTCAAGCAACCAACCTGCAATTCTCGGCTCAAGGCGTCACGCTCGCCATCGACACCCCAACGCGCTTCATCTCCAATGATAAACCGGTCGACTTGCGCAGTATCTATTTCGCCTGGCTGAATCGAGAGCTCGCCATTCCCGAATATAATGCCTCAGCCACAACACTCAACGAGGAGCTTGCCACAGCAGGCTCAACGGGCAAAGTGCAAAACCTGGGCTTCATCGAACGGCTCGATCTGATTACCTGGCTGGAAGGGGCTAGCGAGGAGAGTGAATATATCAAGCCTCTTGTCGGTGatgcagatgctgctgctgctggagcagCTCCTGCGGCCAAGCCTGGGGCCGTGTCGACAGCGGCGCAGGCACGAGCTGGTAAGGGGACGATGGATCCAAGATTGGCGAGTGTGTATGACGGCGAGCGCAAGATGGGAGACCGGAATACTGTGTTGAGAGGAATCAAGCCTACG GACTTCTCACACGTTCGCAAGCTCGCAGCACCATTTATTCAAAAGAAGTCTCAGCCTGTATCGAGCTCTGGCCCAACTTCATCCCTCTCCCTCAACCAAAAGGGTCCGACTAGGAGACCAGACCCCATCATCCTTCTctctccatctgcttcgTCCCTGCTTCGCATGTCCAACGCCCGATCATTCCTCGAAGACGGCAAATTCATCCCGCCCGATGCCAGTGGCTCTACCGCAAGCATGCTCCACGTCCAGCGTGTCATTCGAGCCATTGACCCCAACCGCCCTTTGCGCTTCATTCTCGTAGAAGGATCGGAGCAGTTCAAGCCCGAGTACTGGAACCGCGTGGTGGCAGTCTTTACTACAGGTCAAACGTGGCAATTCAAGAACTACAAGTGGAGTAGCCCCAACGAACTGTTCAAGCACACGCTGGGTATCTTTATTGGCTGGCGAGGGGAGCAAGCGCCTGAGGGCGTTCGCAGTTGGGGACACAGAGTGCTCTCAACAGGTGTTGATCGATGGCGTGGCGGCGACGGCGCTGACGCTTCTCGATTCAGGGACAAGGAAGTTGTAGAGCAGATTTGGAAGTCGATTGAGGCGAATATGCGAAGCAAAGGTTGGCGAATTGATGCTGCGCCAACTTCGATATGA
- a CDS encoding 2OG-Fe oxygenase superfamily protein (similar to Eutypa lata UCREL1 XP_007791888.1), with translation MATATQTGTTQIRVASPTGPVTRTILRTPLRDALPSEIPIIDVSPIFSSSLEDRKSVAQQVRNAATNTGFFYIKNHGVPNHVTQESYNAALEFFRQDVDKKNEASITKSARYNGYRAPDTQRVNPDEGIDVRESFSITYDPRIDTEVNKVQEIPENVMEYIRMEEGHWENTSNLPNFKCSVINHYQSCLSLARALTRTFALSLDLPETAFDSKVVYPDAGINMNYYPPIPNNQSLTPTDPNARVSIGSHTDFPVFTILWQDNVGGLQVLSRDGQWINAKPIPDTFVVNIADCLQRITNDKYVSTIHRAQNWSGKERVSIGFFWGFGFHETCAVLDNCLAPGEKKKYEDINCWEWLKKRVYDMTQLDEECKKSS, from the coding sequence ATGGCCACCGCTACACAAACTGGAACCACCCAAATACGGGTCGCATCTCCTACTGGGCCAGTCACACGCACAATTCTTCGCACGCCCTTGCGTGACGCACTCCCCTCCGAGATACCCATTATTGATGTTTCTCCTATTTTCAGTTCCTCTCTTGAGGATCGCAAATCTGTCGCCCAGCAGGTTCGCAATGCTGCCACCAATACTGGCTTTTTCTACATCAAGAACCATGGCGTTCCCAATCATGTTACCCAAGAATCATACAATGCTGCCTTGGAATTCTTCCGCCAGGACGTGGATAAAAAGAATGAGGCTTCAATAACCAAGAGTGCCCGCTATAACGGCTATCGGGCTCCGGACACTCAAAGAGTCAACCCTGACGAGGGCATCGACGTGAGGGAGAGCTTCTCCATCACCTATGATCCCAGAATTGACACCGAGGTCAATAAGGTGCAGGAAATTCCTGAAAACGTCATGGAATACATCCGCATGGAGGAGGGCCACTGGGAGAATACCAGCAATCTCCCCAATTTCAAGTGCTCTGTTATCAACCATTACCAATCTTGCCTATCTCTAGCAAGGGCGCTTACTCGCACTTTTGCCTTGTCTCTAGATCTTCCTGAGACGGCCTTCGACAGCAAAGTCGTGTATCCTGACGCTGGTATTAACATGAACTATTATCCTCCCATTCCCAACAACCAGAGCCTGACTCCCACTGATCCCAATGCCAGAGTCTCAATTGGATCACATACCGACTTCCCCGTCTTTACCATCCTTTGGCAAGATAATGTTGGGGGACTCCAGGTTCTCAGTCGGGATGGACAATGGATCAACGCGAAACCTATTCCCGATACCTTTGTCGTGAATATTGCAGATTGTTTGCAGCGAATCACAAACGACAAGTATGTCAGCACCATTCACCGAGCGCAAAATTGGAGCGGAAAGGAACGAGTGAGCATTGGGTTTTTCTGGGGCTTTGGCTTCCACGAGACGTGTGCTGTCTTGGATAACTGCCTTGCGCcgggggagaagaagaagtacgAGGACATAAATTGTTGggaatggctgaagaaacGTGTCTACGATATGACGCAATTGGACGAGGAATGCAAGAAGTCGTCATAG
- a CDS encoding mitochondrial carrier protein LEU5 (similar to Cordyceps militaris CM01 XP_006672397.1), translated as MPTSSPLADHASMTEIARDKVRQHVGAATAAATIPISTKKKDPAVCPTDDEAITPRNKTRSWDYVWRSGVAGGLAGCAAKTLVAPLDRVKILFQASNPQFAKYTGSSFGVATAMRAIYHYEGGRGLFRGHSATLLRIFPYAGIKFLAYEQIRAMLIPGKDYETPLRRLLSGSLAGVTSVFLTYPLEVVRVRLAFETKRDGRSSLTSICRQIYNESPVQKAATARLPNAPTPVAAAAQTTVAAADSIVPRRGVVNFYRGFAPTLLGMLPYAGMSFLTHDTVSDMLRHPSIAKYTTLPRRKTQPEGRPAPLRSWAELTSGGIAGLISQTSSYPLEIIRRRMQVSGAVGDGHRMRLRETARLIFQERGFRGFFVGLTIGYVKIIPMAAVSFYTYERMKLVFGI; from the exons ATGCCCACGTCCTCTCCCCTCGCGGACCATGCCTCCATGACAGAAATTGCTCGCGACAAAGTGCGCCAACATGTTGGAGCAGCCACAGCTGCTGCTACCATCCCTATctcgaccaagaagaaggacccGGCTGTGTGTCCTACCGACGACGAAGCCATTACGCCCCGAAACAAGACGCGATCCTGGGACTATGTCTGGAGGTCTGGTGTAGCCGGAGGTCTGGCGGGCTGCGCT GCCAAGACGTTGGTCGCCCCGCTAGATCGAGTCAAGATTCTCTTCCAGGCCAGTAACCCCCAATTCGCGAAGTATACAGGATCCTCATTTGGCGTTGCAACCGCCATGAGAGCCATTTACCATTACGAAGGCGGCCGAGGACTCTTCCGCGGTCACTCCGCCACGCTGCTGCGTATCTTCCCCTACGCCGGCATCAAGTTTCTGGCTTACGAGCAGATTCGAGCCATGCTCATCCCCGGAAAAGATTATGAAACGCCGCTGCGACGTCTCCTCAGTGGCAGTCTTGCCGGTGTCACATCCGTCTTCTTGACATACCCTCTGGAAGTCGTCCGAGTACGCCTAGCGTTTGAAACGAAGCGAGACGGCCGCTCCTCGTTGACGTCCATCTGCAGACAAATATACAACGAGAGCCCTGTCCAGAAGGCGGCTACAGCAAGGCTTCCCAACGCCCCAACCCCTGTTGCCGCAGCCGCACAGACTACTGTAGCAGCTGCCGACTCCATTGTTCCGAGAAGAGGTGTCGTCAACTTTTACCGCGGCTTTGCGCCGACCCTGCTGGGCATGCTTCCGTACGCTGGCATGTCCTTCCTCACCCATGACACCGTCAGCGACATGCTGCGCCATCCCTCAATCGCTAAATACACCACTCTACCTCGGCGAAAGACTCAGCCCGAGGGCAGGCCTGCTCCGCTGCGATCATGGGCCGAGCTCACGTCCGGCGGTATCGCTGGCCTGATCTCACAAACCTCCTCATATCCATTGGAAATCATCAGGCGGCGCATGCAAGTAAGCGgcgctgttggtgatggccacAGGATGCGACTGCGCGAGACAGCCAGACTCATTTTCCAGGAACGTGGCTTCAGAGGATTCTTTGTTGGCCTGACGATTGGTTACGTCAAGATTATCCCCATGGCGGCTGTGAGCTTCTATACATACGAGCGCATGAAGCTAGTATTTGGCATATAA